One genomic window of Cupriavidus malaysiensis includes the following:
- a CDS encoding glutathione S-transferase family protein, whose product MQLIGMLDSPYVRRTAISLRLLGLPYEHKPVSVFSTYDAFRAINPVVKAPTLVCDDGQVLMDSTLIIDYAETVLAPGRSLMPAEPRARTRALRRVGLALAACEKAVQIVYERGLRPEAKRHAPWLERVTQQLHAACAELEGELLPDAGPLPTPGDQAGVTIAVTWRFIQMMVADVVVLADYPLLNGFSLEAEGTEAFLAAPAE is encoded by the coding sequence ATGCAACTGATCGGCATGCTCGACTCCCCCTATGTGCGCCGCACCGCCATCTCGCTGCGCCTGCTGGGACTGCCCTACGAACACAAGCCGGTGTCGGTGTTCAGCACCTACGATGCGTTCCGCGCCATCAACCCGGTGGTCAAGGCGCCCACCCTGGTCTGCGACGACGGCCAGGTGCTGATGGACTCCACCCTCATCATCGACTACGCGGAGACCGTGCTGGCACCCGGCCGCAGCCTGATGCCGGCCGAGCCGCGCGCCCGCACGCGCGCGCTGCGCCGTGTCGGCCTGGCGCTGGCCGCCTGCGAGAAGGCCGTGCAGATCGTCTACGAACGCGGGCTGCGTCCCGAGGCAAAGCGCCACGCGCCCTGGCTGGAACGCGTCACCCAGCAGCTTCATGCGGCCTGCGCCGAACTGGAGGGCGAACTGCTGCCGGATGCGGGCCCCTTGCCGACGCCGGGGGATCAGGCGGGGGTGACCATTGCGGTGACCTGGCGCTTTATCCAGATGATGGTGGCGGATGTGGTGGTGCTGGCGGATTATCCGCTCCTCAATGGTTTTTCGTTGGAGGCGGAGGGGACGGAGGCGTTTTTGGCTGCGCCGGCGGAGTAG
- a CDS encoding Bug family tripartite tricarboxylate transporter substrate binding protein yields MPSNRRHFLQQLGALGAPPSLAALGSATLLGAPRTARAADWPTRPIRLVVPYPAGGSSDIIARLISRHLGEALGQPIVIDNRPGANGNIGAAMVAQAGADHHTLMQCDVGALAISPSVYTKLSFDPGKDLRGVAMLAYSPHLLVVHPSVPAGNLKEVVELSRRTPLNFAVTAIGSAPHLAGVAVAQATGAKWQYVPYKGGSQAVTDTVAGTAQVLMNGMLATLPQVQAGKLKLLAVSKKTRMPLIAQVPTIAEQGVPGFESGTWQGVMAPAAMPDALVARLSAELIRIIRLPEVRAQLTAQGAEVVTMTPPETNRFFASERTRWAAVVKEGGVRLD; encoded by the coding sequence ATGCCTTCGAACCGCCGGCACTTCCTGCAGCAGCTTGGCGCCCTCGGCGCCCCCCCCTCCCTCGCCGCGCTCGGCAGCGCCACCCTGCTGGGCGCGCCGCGCACGGCCAGGGCCGCCGACTGGCCTACCCGTCCGATCCGCCTGGTGGTGCCCTACCCGGCCGGCGGCTCGTCGGACATCATCGCGCGCCTGATCAGCCGCCACCTGGGCGAAGCGCTGGGCCAGCCCATCGTGATCGACAACCGTCCCGGCGCCAACGGCAATATCGGCGCGGCCATGGTGGCGCAGGCCGGCGCCGACCACCACACGCTGATGCAGTGCGACGTCGGCGCCCTGGCCATCAGCCCCTCGGTCTACACCAAGCTCAGCTTCGATCCCGGCAAGGACCTGCGCGGCGTGGCCATGCTGGCCTATTCGCCGCACCTGCTGGTGGTCCATCCGTCCGTGCCGGCGGGCAACCTCAAGGAAGTGGTGGAACTGTCGCGGCGCACGCCACTGAACTTCGCCGTCACCGCGATCGGCAGCGCGCCGCACCTGGCCGGCGTGGCGGTGGCCCAGGCCACCGGCGCCAAGTGGCAGTACGTGCCCTACAAGGGCGGCTCGCAGGCCGTGACCGATACCGTCGCCGGCACCGCCCAGGTCCTGATGAACGGCATGCTGGCCACGCTGCCGCAGGTGCAGGCCGGCAAGCTCAAGCTGCTGGCCGTCTCCAAGAAGACGCGCATGCCCTTGATTGCGCAGGTGCCGACCATCGCCGAGCAGGGCGTGCCCGGCTTCGAGTCCGGCACCTGGCAGGGCGTGATGGCGCCGGCCGCGATGCCGGACGCGCTGGTGGCGCGCCTGTCCGCCGAACTGATCCGCATCATCCGCCTGCCGGAAGTGCGCGCCCAGCTCACCGCCCAGGGCGCCGAGGTGGTGACCATGACGCCGCCGGAAACCAACCGCTTCTTCGCCAGCGAACGGACGCGCTGGGCGGCCGTGGTCAAGGAAGGTGGCGTCCGCCTGGATTGA
- a CDS encoding SulP family inorganic anion transporter, which produces MRPLDRAGVVRDALAGLQLASMNVPQLLGYARIAGMPAVAGLYTAVLPVMAFALFGASRHLVVAADSATATILAGQVGAMAPAGSAEYAALAGMVALMTAALLLLARLFRLGFLADFLSRTVLVGFLAGVGVQVGIAMLGDMLGLAVHATRSTDQVLALLRHLPEIRLPTLGISVLVVATILLGKRYVPRWPVALVAVVAGIALSHATGFAARGIAVIGPVAGGLPALRLPLVGWQQVLELVPVAGSCFVMIVAQSAAAGRAFAERYDERFDGDADILGLAAANAGAALSGTFVVNGSPTQTAMADQAGARSQLAQLVFAAMVVVVLLCLSGWLQYLPHCVLAGVVFTIAIGLVDVGKLRAIRAESPGEFRLALVTAAAVVLVGVEHGILLAIALSLLRHVRHSYRPHTTMLLPGPDGRWLPMPAAPGRETAPGLIVYHFGADLFYANDNAFVGEVRRLVAHAPRPVRWFLVDAGAITDLDYSAGRSLGNLCTQLAQQGVRVLFARVNHYLHADMVRHGIAHMVGEARIFATMHEALAAVHAEGGIPGTWPGNGMEAAASGGATAG; this is translated from the coding sequence ATGCGCCCGCTCGACCGCGCCGGCGTGGTGCGCGATGCCCTGGCCGGCCTCCAGCTCGCCTCGATGAACGTGCCGCAACTGCTCGGCTATGCCCGCATCGCCGGCATGCCGGCGGTGGCCGGCCTCTACACGGCGGTGCTGCCGGTGATGGCCTTCGCGCTGTTCGGTGCCTCGCGCCACCTGGTGGTGGCGGCCGATTCCGCCACCGCCACCATCCTGGCCGGCCAGGTCGGCGCGATGGCGCCGGCGGGCAGCGCCGAGTACGCCGCGCTGGCGGGCATGGTGGCCTTGATGACCGCCGCGCTGCTGCTGCTGGCGCGCCTGTTCCGCCTCGGCTTCCTGGCCGATTTCCTGTCACGCACGGTGCTGGTCGGCTTCCTGGCCGGGGTCGGCGTGCAGGTGGGCATCGCCATGCTGGGCGACATGCTCGGCCTGGCGGTCCATGCCACACGCTCGACCGACCAGGTGCTGGCGCTGCTGCGCCACCTGCCGGAGATCCGCCTGCCCACGTTGGGCATCTCGGTGCTGGTGGTCGCTACGATCCTGCTCGGCAAGCGCTACGTGCCGCGCTGGCCGGTGGCGCTGGTCGCGGTGGTTGCCGGCATCGCTCTCAGCCACGCCACCGGCTTCGCCGCCCGCGGCATCGCCGTGATCGGCCCGGTCGCCGGCGGGCTGCCGGCCCTGCGCCTGCCGCTGGTGGGCTGGCAGCAAGTGCTGGAGCTGGTGCCGGTGGCCGGCTCCTGCTTCGTCATGATCGTGGCGCAGAGCGCCGCTGCCGGGCGGGCCTTCGCCGAGCGCTACGACGAACGCTTCGATGGCGACGCCGACATCCTCGGGCTGGCCGCCGCCAATGCCGGCGCTGCCCTGAGCGGTACCTTCGTCGTCAACGGCAGCCCGACCCAGACCGCCATGGCGGACCAGGCGGGGGCGCGCAGCCAGCTGGCGCAACTGGTGTTCGCCGCCATGGTGGTGGTGGTGCTGCTGTGCCTCAGTGGCTGGCTGCAATACCTGCCGCACTGCGTGCTGGCCGGCGTGGTGTTCACCATCGCGATCGGGCTGGTCGACGTGGGCAAGCTGCGGGCGATCCGCGCCGAGAGCCCGGGCGAGTTCCGCCTGGCGCTGGTCACCGCGGCCGCGGTGGTGCTGGTGGGGGTCGAGCACGGCATCCTGCTGGCCATCGCGCTGTCCCTGCTGCGCCACGTGCGCCACAGCTACCGGCCCCACACCACCATGCTGCTGCCGGGGCCGGACGGGCGCTGGCTGCCGATGCCGGCCGCGCCCGGCAGGGAGACCGCCCCGGGCCTGATCGTCTACCACTTCGGCGCGGACCTCTTCTATGCCAATGACAACGCCTTCGTCGGCGAGGTGCGGCGGCTGGTGGCGCACGCGCCGCGGCCGGTGCGCTGGTTCCTGGTGGACGCCGGCGCCATCACCGACCTGGACTATTCGGCCGGGCGCTCGCTCGGCAATCTGTGCACGCAGCTGGCGCAGCAGGGCGTCCGGGTGCTGTTCGCGCGCGTCAACCACTACCTGCATGCCGACATGGTGCGGCACGGCATCGCCCACATGGTCGGCGAGGCGCGCATCTTCGCCACCATGCACGAGGCGCTGGCCGCCGTCCATGCCGAAGGCGGCATCCCCGGCACCTGGCCGGGCAACGGCATGGAGGCGGCTGCCAGCGGCGGCGCGACAGCCGGCTAG
- a CDS encoding LysR family transcriptional regulator yields the protein MQLSRIDLNLFVVFDAIYSEGSITAAARQLNLTQPAVSHALGRLRTLFDDPLFERRGQGMAPTPLARSLASEVRGALQSFARTLQDTPHFDPTATVRRFTIGMRDALESTLLPPLMARVTAAAPQVEIAAIRFDRREMESELLAGTLDAAIDILLPVSPAIHHAPFMADPMVVLARRDHPLVKKELTLERYLAAEHVHVSSRRRGAGLEDQALHRMGLTRRVRLRCQHYAAACRVVSCTDLLATLPLRYARIANEPYANRLLTLPFKVPSLELHLYWHAGGENDGANRWLREQLMGVMNALGGGAGEAGA from the coding sequence ATGCAGCTCTCCCGTATCGACCTGAACCTCTTCGTGGTGTTCGACGCCATCTACAGCGAAGGCAGCATCACCGCGGCCGCGCGCCAGCTCAACCTGACGCAGCCCGCCGTGAGCCACGCGCTGGGCCGGCTGCGCACGCTGTTCGACGACCCGCTGTTCGAGCGGCGCGGCCAGGGCATGGCGCCCACGCCGCTGGCGCGCTCGCTGGCCTCCGAAGTGCGCGGCGCGCTGCAATCGTTCGCGCGCACTCTCCAGGACACCCCCCATTTCGACCCGACCGCCACGGTGCGGCGCTTCACCATCGGCATGCGCGACGCGCTGGAATCCACGCTGCTGCCGCCGCTGATGGCGCGCGTGACCGCTGCCGCGCCCCAGGTCGAGATTGCGGCGATCCGCTTCGACCGGCGCGAGATGGAGTCGGAACTGCTGGCCGGCACCCTCGACGCCGCCATCGACATCCTGCTGCCGGTGTCGCCGGCCATCCACCACGCCCCCTTCATGGCCGACCCGATGGTGGTGCTGGCACGGCGCGACCACCCGCTGGTCAAGAAAGAACTGACGCTGGAACGCTACCTCGCCGCCGAGCACGTGCACGTCTCCTCGCGCCGGCGCGGCGCCGGGCTGGAAGACCAGGCGCTGCACCGCATGGGCCTGACCCGGCGTGTACGCCTGCGCTGCCAGCACTACGCCGCGGCCTGCCGCGTGGTGAGCTGCACCGACCTGCTGGCGACATTGCCGCTGCGCTATGCGCGCATTGCCAACGAGCCCTATGCCAACCGCTTGCTGACGCTGCCGTTCAAGGTGCCGTCGCTGGAACTGCATCTCTACTGGCATGCGGGTGGGGAGAATGATGGGGCTAACCGGTGGTTGCGGGAGCAGTTGATGGGGGTGATGAATGCGTTGGGGGGTGGGGCGGGGGAGGCGGGGGCTTAA
- a CDS encoding urease accessory protein UreF, with amino-acid sequence MTALPQLLSLLHLASPALPIGGFSYSQGLEAAIDCGMVRDADSAERWIRDNLLSVQSQCEAPLWLLLHRAWQAGDLAAVRHWNDWFHATRETAELRLETEQMGWSLARLLGQMGWGDLALRDGLAALAPACLPTAFAAACVALQVEEGDGLAAYCFNWAENQVAAALKAVPLGQVAGQHILRRLHATVLATVAEAQRRAGAEPPLLSTFSPMLGLLSARHETQYSRLFRS; translated from the coding sequence ATGACCGCACTCCCCCAACTCCTCTCCCTGCTCCACCTCGCCTCTCCCGCGCTGCCGATCGGGGGCTTCAGCTATTCCCAGGGCCTGGAGGCCGCCATCGACTGCGGCATGGTGCGCGATGCCGACAGCGCCGAGCGCTGGATCCGCGACAACCTGCTGTCTGTGCAGTCGCAGTGCGAGGCGCCGCTGTGGCTGCTGCTGCATCGTGCCTGGCAGGCCGGCGACCTGGCCGCGGTGCGGCATTGGAACGACTGGTTCCATGCCACCCGCGAGACCGCCGAGCTGAGGCTGGAGACCGAGCAGATGGGCTGGTCGCTGGCGCGCCTGCTGGGGCAGATGGGCTGGGGTGACCTGGCCCTGCGCGACGGCCTGGCCGCGCTGGCGCCGGCCTGCCTGCCGACGGCCTTCGCCGCGGCCTGCGTGGCGCTGCAGGTGGAGGAGGGCGACGGCCTGGCGGCCTACTGCTTCAACTGGGCCGAGAACCAGGTGGCGGCGGCGCTCAAGGCGGTGCCGCTCGGCCAGGTGGCGGGGCAGCACATCCTGCGCCGCCTGCATGCGACGGTGCTGGCGACGGTGGCCGAGGCGCAGCGGCGCGCGGGCGCCGAGCCGCCGCTGCTGTCGACCTTCTCGCCCATGCTGGGCCTGCTGTCGGCGCGCCACGAGACGCAGTATTCCCGGTTGTTCCGCTCCTGA
- a CDS encoding acyl-CoA dehydrogenase family protein, whose amino-acid sequence MEFDYSPKVKELQAKLLAFFDKHIYPNEKRFYAEIQANREAGNVWVPVKLIEELKPLAREQGLWNLFLPRSPRAPQGLSNLEYAPLCEIMGRVPWSAEVFNCAAPDTGNMETLERYASEELKDKWLEPLLAGEIRSAFLMTEPAVASSDATNIECRIERDGNEYVINGTKWWSSGAGDPRCKVYIVMGKTDPEAGRHEQQSMIVVPADTPGITVKRFLPVFGYDDAPHGHMEIELKNVRVPVGNILLGEGRGFEIAQGRLGPGRIHHCMRSIGVAERALELLCQRALKRVAFGKPVAAQGVTRERIAEARCEIEMARLLTLKAAYMMDTVGNKIAKAEIAMIKVVAPNMALKVIDWAIQVHGAAGVSGDTPLANWWAHQRTLRLADGPDEVHRNAIAKLELAKHMNLNPNEIDMPVTRGF is encoded by the coding sequence ATGGAGTTCGATTACTCGCCGAAGGTCAAGGAACTGCAAGCCAAGCTGCTGGCCTTCTTCGACAAGCACATCTACCCGAACGAGAAGCGCTTCTACGCCGAGATCCAGGCCAACCGCGAAGCGGGCAATGTCTGGGTGCCGGTCAAGCTGATCGAGGAACTGAAGCCGCTGGCGCGCGAGCAGGGCCTGTGGAACCTCTTCCTGCCGCGTTCGCCGCGCGCCCCGCAGGGCCTGTCGAACCTCGAATACGCCCCGCTGTGCGAGATCATGGGCCGTGTGCCCTGGTCGGCCGAGGTGTTCAACTGCGCCGCGCCTGACACCGGCAATATGGAAACCCTGGAGCGCTATGCCTCCGAGGAACTGAAGGACAAGTGGCTGGAGCCGCTGCTGGCCGGCGAGATCCGCTCGGCCTTCCTGATGACCGAGCCCGCCGTGGCCTCGTCGGACGCCACCAATATCGAGTGCCGCATCGAGCGTGACGGCAACGAGTACGTGATCAACGGCACCAAGTGGTGGTCGTCGGGCGCCGGCGATCCGCGCTGCAAGGTCTACATCGTGATGGGCAAGACCGATCCCGAAGCCGGCCGCCATGAGCAGCAGTCGATGATCGTGGTTCCGGCCGACACCCCGGGCATCACCGTCAAGCGCTTCCTGCCGGTGTTCGGCTACGACGACGCCCCGCACGGCCACATGGAGATCGAGCTGAAGAACGTGCGCGTGCCGGTCGGCAACATCCTGCTGGGTGAAGGCCGCGGCTTCGAGATCGCCCAGGGCCGCCTCGGCCCGGGCCGCATCCACCACTGCATGCGCAGCATCGGCGTGGCCGAGCGCGCGCTCGAGCTGCTGTGCCAGCGCGCCCTCAAGCGCGTGGCCTTCGGCAAGCCGGTGGCGGCCCAGGGCGTGACGCGCGAGCGTATCGCCGAGGCCCGCTGCGAGATCGAGATGGCGCGCCTGCTGACGCTGAAGGCTGCGTACATGATGGACACCGTGGGCAACAAGATCGCCAAGGCCGAAATCGCGATGATCAAGGTGGTGGCGCCGAACATGGCGCTCAAGGTCATCGACTGGGCGATCCAGGTGCATGGCGCCGCCGGCGTGTCGGGCGACACCCCGCTGGCCAACTGGTGGGCGCACCAGCGCACGCTGCGCCTGGCCGACGGTCCGGACGAGGTGCACCGCAACGCCATCGCCAAGCTGGAGCTGGCCAAGCACATGAACCTGAACCCGAACGAGATCGACATGCCGGTCACGCGCGGTTTCTGA
- the ureG gene encoding urease accessory protein UreG, with protein sequence MMTTRTKKNPPLRVGVGGPVGSGKTTLLEMLCKAMRERYDLVAITNDIYTKEDQRLLTISGALPAERIMGVETGGCPHTAIREDASINLEAVDRMLAKFPDADVVFIESGGDNLAATFSPELSDLTIYVIDVAGGEKIPRKGGPGITKSDLLVINKTDLAPYVGASLEVMESDARKMRGERPFVMGSVKSGQGLDEVIRFIERAGLLGI encoded by the coding sequence ATCATGACTACCCGAACCAAGAAGAACCCGCCGCTGCGCGTCGGCGTCGGCGGCCCGGTGGGCTCCGGCAAGACCACCCTGCTCGAGATGCTGTGCAAGGCCATGCGCGAGCGCTATGACCTGGTCGCCATCACCAACGACATCTACACCAAGGAAGACCAGCGCCTGCTGACCATCTCAGGTGCGTTGCCGGCCGAGCGCATCATGGGCGTGGAGACCGGCGGCTGCCCGCATACGGCGATCCGCGAGGACGCCTCGATCAACCTGGAGGCGGTCGACCGCATGCTGGCGAAGTTTCCCGACGCCGACGTGGTCTTCATCGAGTCCGGCGGCGACAACCTGGCGGCCACCTTCAGCCCGGAGCTGTCCGACCTGACCATCTACGTGATCGATGTGGCCGGCGGCGAGAAGATCCCGCGCAAGGGCGGGCCGGGCATCACCAAGTCCGACCTGCTGGTGATCAACAAGACCGACCTCGCGCCCTATGTCGGCGCTTCGCTCGAAGTCATGGAGAGCGACGCCCGCAAGATGCGCGGCGAGCGGCCCTTCGTGATGGGCAGCGTCAAGTCGGGGCAGGGGCTGGACGAGGTGATCCGCTTCATCGAACGCGCCGGACTGCTGGGCATCTAG
- a CDS encoding LysR substrate-binding domain-containing protein, with the protein MSALPPLPALRSFEAVARLGSVTLAAQALHVTHSAVSQQIKLLEAQLGVTLFVRAGRGLRLSEAGRLYALQVRAALQQLGEATRLVQTRGQDETLVVAVMPSFGRNWLLPRLPRFRQRHPRYRVRLEASLEIQDMRQANADVAVRIGRGDWEGLSHSEWLHDELVLVASPAFHGGRLPRTAREAMAGPLIRSAEPWASWCEAAGVAEPPAGSGLWINDSNLILEAVRLGQGLALERLSLVADALATGELVQVTPVRVPYFYPYWLVWPAREEARTRQSHFIAWMEEEGRAYAAGLAGLPVPGKRPRR; encoded by the coding sequence ATGAGCGCGCTGCCGCCCCTGCCGGCGCTGCGCAGCTTCGAAGCCGTGGCCCGGCTGGGCAGCGTGACCCTGGCCGCGCAGGCGCTGCACGTGACCCATTCGGCGGTCAGCCAGCAGATCAAGCTGCTGGAGGCGCAGCTCGGCGTGACCTTGTTCGTGCGCGCCGGGCGCGGCCTGCGCCTGAGCGAGGCGGGGCGGCTCTATGCCCTGCAGGTGCGCGCGGCGCTGCAGCAGCTGGGCGAGGCCACGCGGCTGGTGCAGACGCGCGGCCAGGACGAGACGCTGGTGGTGGCGGTGATGCCGTCCTTCGGGCGCAACTGGCTGCTGCCGCGGCTGCCGCGCTTCCGCCAGCGCCACCCGCGCTACCGCGTGCGGCTGGAGGCCAGCCTGGAGATCCAGGACATGCGCCAGGCCAATGCCGACGTCGCCGTGCGCATCGGCCGCGGCGACTGGGAGGGCTTGTCGCACAGCGAGTGGCTGCACGATGAGCTGGTGCTGGTGGCCTCGCCCGCCTTTCACGGCGGGCGCTTGCCGCGCACTGCGCGCGAGGCCATGGCCGGTCCGCTGATCCGCTCCGCCGAGCCGTGGGCGAGCTGGTGCGAGGCCGCCGGCGTGGCCGAGCCGCCGGCCGGCAGCGGGCTGTGGATCAACGATTCCAACCTCATCCTGGAGGCGGTGCGCCTGGGCCAGGGCCTGGCGCTGGAGCGCCTGAGCCTGGTGGCCGACGCGCTGGCCACCGGCGAACTGGTGCAGGTCACGCCGGTGCGCGTGCCGTACTTCTATCCCTATTGGCTGGTATGGCCGGCGCGCGAGGAGGCGCGCACCCGGCAGTCGCACTTCATCGCCTGGATGGAGGAAGAGGGCCGCGCCTATGCGGCCGGGCTCGCGGGGCTGCCGGTGCCCGGGAAACGCCCGCGACGCTGA
- a CDS encoding helix-turn-helix domain-containing protein, with translation MVSTPLKLFGQQLAMLRKQRGWSQEKLALESGLARSYVSGIERGVRNVALINICALADTLGVPPGELMRFGEAPASELLLEQKRTPFRSGKNPAQQATLRYMTTLSDSEQDVVAAVARALANKGGAR, from the coding sequence ATGGTCAGCACTCCCCTGAAGTTATTCGGACAACAACTTGCAATGCTGAGAAAGCAGCGAGGCTGGTCTCAGGAGAAGCTGGCATTGGAGAGTGGATTGGCTCGTTCGTACGTCAGCGGAATCGAGCGCGGTGTGCGGAATGTGGCCTTGATCAATATCTGCGCGCTCGCCGACACGCTCGGCGTACCACCTGGCGAGCTGATGCGCTTCGGCGAGGCGCCGGCCAGCGAACTGCTGCTGGAGCAGAAGCGCACGCCCTTCCGCAGCGGCAAGAACCCGGCCCAGCAGGCCACGCTGCGCTATATGACGACGCTGTCGGACAGCGAACAGGACGTGGTCGCCGCGGTCGCGCGCGCCCTCGCCAACAAGGGCGGCGCGCGCTGA
- a CDS encoding DUF2501 domain-containing protein produces MKARTHRAAMAVLLGAALLAAGSAQAQLGDLLNKAGGGSSSGTGSLGNLGGALSGQSLVSGSTGNVAGLLEFCIKNNYLGGNAASSVKNSLMGKLGGSAGSDSGYSSGAKGILDSGNGQQLDLSGGGLKAEMTKQVCDKVLAQGKSLL; encoded by the coding sequence ATGAAGGCTCGCACCCACCGCGCCGCCATGGCGGTCCTGCTGGGCGCCGCCCTGCTCGCCGCGGGCAGCGCCCAGGCCCAGCTCGGCGACCTGCTCAACAAGGCCGGCGGCGGCTCCTCGTCCGGGACCGGCAGCCTGGGCAACCTCGGCGGCGCGCTGTCAGGTCAGTCGCTGGTCTCGGGCAGCACCGGCAACGTGGCCGGCCTGCTCGAGTTCTGCATCAAGAACAACTACCTGGGCGGCAATGCCGCCAGCTCGGTCAAGAACTCGCTGATGGGCAAGCTGGGCGGCTCCGCCGGGTCCGACAGCGGCTATTCCAGCGGCGCCAAGGGCATCCTCGACAGCGGCAACGGCCAGCAGCTCGACCTGAGCGGCGGCGGCCTCAAGGCCGAGATGACCAAGCAGGTCTGCGACAAGGTGCTGGCCCAGGGCAAGTCATTGCTCTAG
- a CDS encoding glutathione binding-like protein, producing MIDVYTWATPNGHKVHIMLEECGLPYRVHPINIGAGDQFGEDFLAISPNNKIPAIVDPDGPDGEPISLFESGAILVYLAGKTGRFLPEDVRGKYDALQWLMFQMGGVGPMLGQAHHFRIYAPEKIDYAIQRYTNEAKRLYGVIDKQLSRHEWLAGDQYSIADIATFPWLRSWQNQGVELDEYPHLKRWFNVIAERPAVKRGVEVLSAQRRALQDDAKAREVLFGATQYQRH from the coding sequence ATGATCGACGTCTACACCTGGGCCACGCCCAACGGCCACAAGGTTCATATCATGCTGGAGGAGTGCGGCCTGCCCTACCGCGTCCACCCGATCAATATCGGCGCCGGCGACCAGTTCGGCGAGGACTTCCTCGCCATCAGCCCGAACAACAAGATCCCGGCCATCGTCGATCCCGACGGCCCGGACGGCGAGCCGATCTCGCTGTTCGAGTCGGGCGCCATCCTGGTCTACCTGGCCGGCAAGACCGGCAGGTTCCTGCCCGAGGACGTGCGCGGCAAGTACGATGCGCTGCAGTGGCTGATGTTCCAGATGGGCGGCGTCGGCCCGATGCTGGGCCAGGCCCACCACTTCCGCATCTACGCGCCGGAGAAGATCGACTACGCCATCCAGCGCTATACCAACGAGGCCAAGCGCCTGTACGGCGTGATCGACAAGCAGTTGTCCAGGCATGAATGGCTGGCCGGCGACCAGTACTCCATCGCCGACATCGCCACCTTCCCCTGGCTGCGCAGCTGGCAGAACCAGGGGGTGGAACTGGACGAGTACCCGCACCTGAAGCGCTGGTTCAACGTCATCGCCGAGCGTCCCGCGGTCAAGCGCGGCGTGGAGGTGCTGTCTGCTCAGCGGCGCGCGCTGCAAGACGATGCCAAGGCGCGCGAGGTCCTGTTCGGCGCCACGCAGTACCAGCGTCACTGA
- a CDS encoding threonine ammonia-lyase — protein sequence MSNPLELLSTLAHLYAPYPTLAEIEATAARLQGKVLSTPVWPWQAGELPGRLRPGTEVWLKLELFQLTGTFKLRGALNSILQLDQPARARGVVAASAGNHAMAVAYAARVAGVSARLAMPAGASPARVEACRAWGAQVELLPDVHAAFARADALVEEEGRTMVHPYDGPLIAQGTGTVGLELMRQVASLDAVVVPVGGGGLAAGIAAAVKQINPACRVYGVEPEGADAMTRSFEAGSPQRLERVQTIADSLGAPYALPYSFGVCRRFVDAMVRVSDDALRAAMHALYRDVKLATEPATAASTAALLGPLREELGGKRVALIVCGSNLDAPTFARHLRDAEARAQAVQDA from the coding sequence ATGTCCAACCCGCTCGAGCTGCTGAGCACGCTCGCCCACCTGTACGCCCCTTATCCCACGCTGGCCGAGATCGAGGCCACCGCGGCACGCCTGCAAGGCAAGGTCCTGTCCACGCCGGTCTGGCCCTGGCAGGCCGGCGAACTGCCCGGCCGCCTGCGGCCCGGCACCGAGGTCTGGCTGAAACTGGAGCTGTTCCAGCTCACCGGCACCTTCAAGCTGCGCGGCGCGCTCAACAGCATCCTGCAGCTTGACCAGCCGGCACGCGCGCGCGGCGTGGTCGCCGCCAGCGCCGGCAACCATGCCATGGCGGTGGCTTATGCCGCCCGCGTGGCCGGCGTCAGCGCACGGTTGGCGATGCCGGCCGGCGCCAGCCCGGCGCGCGTCGAGGCATGCCGGGCCTGGGGCGCGCAGGTGGAGCTGCTGCCCGACGTGCACGCAGCCTTCGCGCGTGCCGATGCACTGGTGGAAGAGGAGGGGCGCACCATGGTCCATCCCTATGATGGCCCGCTGATCGCCCAGGGTACGGGCACCGTCGGACTCGAACTGATGCGCCAGGTCGCGTCCCTCGATGCGGTGGTGGTGCCGGTGGGCGGCGGCGGCCTGGCGGCGGGCATCGCCGCCGCGGTCAAGCAGATCAATCCAGCCTGCCGCGTCTACGGCGTCGAGCCCGAGGGGGCCGACGCCATGACGCGCAGCTTCGAGGCCGGCTCGCCGCAGCGGCTCGAACGCGTGCAGACCATCGCCGACAGCCTCGGCGCGCCCTATGCGTTGCCCTACAGCTTCGGCGTGTGCCGCCGCTTCGTCGATGCCATGGTGCGCGTCAGCGACGATGCGCTGCGCGCGGCCATGCACGCGCTGTACCGCGACGTGAAGCTGGCCACCGAACCCGCCACCGCGGCCTCGACCGCGGCCCTGCTCGGACCGCTGCGCGAGGAGCTGGGCGGCAAGCGCGTAGCGCTGATCGTGTGCGGCTCCAATCTCGATGCGCCGACTTTCGCGCGCCATCTGCGCGATGCCGAAGCCCGGGCGCAGGCCGTGCAGGACGCCTGA